The following coding sequences are from one Saccharomyces cerevisiae S288C chromosome VI, complete sequence window:
- the DAK2 gene encoding dihydroxyacetone kinase (Dihydroxyacetone kinase; required for detoxification of dihydroxyacetone (DHA); involved in stress adaptation), with the protein MSHKQFKSDGNIVTPYLLGLARSNPGLTVIKHDRVVFRTASAPNSGNPPKVSLVSGGGSGHEPTHAGFVGEGALDAIAAGAIFASPSTKQIYSAIKAVESPKGTLIIVKNYTGDIIHFGLAAERAKAAGMKVELVAVGDDVSVGKKKGSLVGRRGLGATVLVHKIAGAAASHGLELAEVAEVAQSVVDNSVTIAASLDHCTVPGHKPEAILGENEYEIGMGIHNESGTYKSSPLPSISELVSQMLPLLLDEDEDRSYVKFEPKEDVVLMVNNMGGMSNLELGYAAEVISEQLIDKYQIVPKRTITGAFITALNGPGFGITLMNASKAGGDILKYFDYPTTASGWNQMYHSAKDWEVLAKGQVPTAPSLKTLRNEKGSGVKADYDTFAKILLAGIAKINEVEPKVTWYDTIAGDGDCGTTLVSGGEALEEAIKNHTLRLEDAALGIEDIAYMVEDSMGGTSGGLYSIYLSALAQGVRDSGDKELTAETFKKASNVALDALYKYTRARPGYRTLIDALQPFVEALKAGKGPRAAAQAAYDGAEKTRKMDALVGRASYVAKEELRKLDSEGGLPDPGAVGLAALLDGFVTAAGY; encoded by the coding sequence ATGTCTCACAAACAATTCAAATCAGATGGAAACATCGTTACTCCCTACCTACTTGGCCTTGCTCGAAGCAATCCCGGCCTTACAGTGATTAAGCACGACAGAGTGGTTTTCCGGACTGCGTCAGCTCCTAATTCAGGGAACCCTCCTAAAGTTTCATTGGTTTCTGGAGGTGGCAGTGGTCATGAGCCAACGCATGCCGGTTTTGTTGGTGAAGGTGCCTTAGATGCGATTGCAGCAGGTGCCATTTTTGCTTCTCCTTCAACTAAACAGATCTATTCTGCTATTAAAGCTGTTGAATCTCCTAAGGGTACCTTGATCATTGTAAAAAATTACACCGGTGATATTATACATTTTGGTCTCGCTGCTGAAAGAGCTAAAGCTGCTGGAATGAAAGTCGAACTGGTTGCTGTAGGAGATGATGTCTCTGTCGGTAAGAAGAAAGGTTCTTTAGTCGGGCGTCGAGGTCTCGGAGCCACCGTATTGGTGCATAAAATTGCTGGGGCAGCCGCTTCTCATGGACTGGAGTTGGCAGAAGTTGCCGAAGTTGCTCAGTCAGTAGTTGACAATAGTGTCACAATTGCGGCATCTCTTGATCACTGCACGGTTCCTGGCCACAAACCTGAAGCCATTTTGGGCGAGAATGAGTATGAAATCGGTATGGGTATTCATAACGAGTCTGGTACCTATAAGTCTTCTCCGCTGCCATCGATTTCTGAGCTCGTTTCCCAGAtgcttcctcttcttctcgatgaggatgaagacCGTTCTTATGTGAAGTTTGAGCCCAAAGAGGACGTAGTTCTTATGGTTAACAACATGGGTGGTATGTCTAATCTAGAATTGGGTTATGCTGCAGAGGTCATTTCTGAACAATTGATTGATAAGTATCAAATTGTGCCCAAGAGAACGATTACTGGAGCATTCATTACTGCATTGAATGGTCCTGGGTTTGGTATCACTCTTATGAACGCTTCAAAAGCTGGTGGCGATATCCTTAAGTATTTCGATTATCCTACCACAGCGAGTGGATGGAATCAAATGTACCATTCTGCCAAAGATTGGGAGGTACTTGCCAAAGGGCAGGTTCCCACCGCCCCCTCTTTAAAGACATTGAGGAATGAAAAAGGTTCGGGTGTGAAAGCTGATTATGACACTTTTGCTAAAATTTTGCTTGCTGGGATTGCAAAAATTAACGAGGTTGAACCAAAGGTTACTTGGTACGATACCATTGCAGGAGATGGTGATTGCGGAACTACTCTTGTGTCCGGTGGTGAAGCATTGGAAGAAGCTATTAAAAACCATACGTTGCGCCTCGAGGATGCTGCTCTTGGTATCGAAGATATTGCGTATATGGTTGAGGATTCTATGGGTGGTACGTCCGGTGGTCTGTACTCTATCTATCTTTCTGCTCTCGCACAAGGAGTTAGGGATTCTGGGGACAAGGAACTTACTGCGGaaactttcaaaaaggCATCAAACGTTGCACTAGATGCTTTGTATAAGTATACGAGAGCCCGTCCTGGTTACAGGACTCTGATCGATGCTCTGCAACCTTTTGTCGAAGCGCTGAAAGCCGGGAAGGGTCCCAGAGCCGCCGCCCAAGCTGCTTATGATGGTGCCGAAAAGACAAGGAAGATGGATGCCCTTGTTGGGCGTGCTTCTTACGTGGCTAAGGAGGAGCTGAGAAAACTCGACAGCGAAGGTGGATTACCAGATCCAGGAGCAGTTGGTCTTGCTGCACTACTCGATGGATTTGTTACAGCTGCTGGGTACTAG
- the AQY3 gene encoding Aqy3p (Putative channel-like protein; similar to Fps1p; mediates passive diffusion of glycerol in the presence of ethanol): protein MSYESGRSSSSSESTRPPTLKEEPNGKIAWEESVKKSRENNENDSTLLRRKLGETRKAIETGGSSRNKLSALTPLKKVVDERKDSVQPQVPSMGFTYSLPNLKTLNSFSDAEQARIMQDYLSRGVNQGNSNNYVDPLYRQLNPTMGSSRNRPVWSLNQPLPHVLDRGLAAKMIQKNMDARSRASSRRGSTDISRGGSTTSVKDWKRLLRGAAPGKKLGDIEAQTQRDNTVGADVKPTKLEPENPQKPSNTHIENVSRKKKRTSHNVNFSLGDESYASSIADAESRKLKNMQTLDGSTPVYTKLPEELIEEENKSTSALDGNEIGASEDEDADIMTFPNFWAKIRYHMREPFAEFLGTLVLVIFGVGGNLQATVTKGSGGSYESLSFAWGFGCMLGVYVAGGISGGHINPAVTISMAIFRKFPWKKVPVYIVAQIIGAYFGGAMAYGYFWSSITEFEGGPHIRTTATGACLFTDPKSYVTWRNAFFDEFIGASILVGCLMALLDDSNAPPGNGMTALIIGFLVAAIGMALGYQTSFTINPARDLGPRIFASMIGYGPHAFHLTHWWWTWGAWGGPIAGGIAGALIYDIFIFTGCESPVNYPDNGYIENRVGKLLHAEFHQNDGTVSDESGVNSNSNTGSKKSVPTSS, encoded by the coding sequence ATGAGTTACGAATCTGGGAGGTCATCCTCCTCTTCCGAGAGTACACGGCCACCAACGCTAAAAGAAGAACCTAATGGTAAAATAGCTTGGGAAGAAAGTGTCAAAAAATCTAGGGAaaataacgaaaatgaCAGCACTCTCTTGAGGCGAAAGCTAGGTGAGACTCGAAAAGCAATTGAAACTGGAGGATCATCGAGAAATAAACTTTCTGCTTTGACAcccttgaaaaaagtgGTTGACGAGAGGAAGGATTCGGTACAACCACAGGTCCCTTCCATGGGTTTTACTTATTCTTTGCCTAATTTGAAGACTTTAAACAGTTTTTCAGATGCTGAGCAAGCACGTATAATGCAAGATTATCTATCCAGGGGGGTAAATCAAGGCAACAGTAATAATTATGTAGACCCACTATATCGGCAATTAAATCCAACTATGGGTAGTAGCAGGAACAGGCCTGTTTGGAGTTTAAATCAGCCGTTACCGCATGTATTGGATCGAGGCTTGGCAGCAAAGATGATACAAAAGAATATGGATGCAAGGTCCCGCGCATCATCGAGACGAGGGTCGACCGATATTTCAAGGGGGGGTTCTACTACGTCAGTGAAAGACTGGAAAAGGCTCCTTAGAGGTGCAGCACCGGGTAAAAAGCTTGGTGACATCGAAGCTCAAACGCAACGCGATAATACTGTTGGTGCAGATGTGAAACCTACTAAGTTAGAGCCTGAAAACCCACAAAAGCCCTCTAACACGCATATTGAGAATGTTTCACGTAAGAAAAAGCGTACTTCGCATAATgtcaatttttcattaggCGATGAAAGCTACGCATCCTCCATAGCCGATGCAGAATCcagaaaattaaagaacATGCAAACCCTCGATGGTTCTACTCCGGTTTATACGAAGCTTCCTGAAGAACTTattgaagaggaaaataaaagtacGAGTGCATTAGATGGTAATGAAATTGGTGCCtcagaagatgaagacgCGGATATAATGACATTTCCTAACTTTTGGGCAAAAATTCGCTATCATATGCGAGAACCGTTTGCGGAGTTTCTCGGGACACTAGTTCTTGTCATTTTTGGTGTTGGTGGTAATCTTCAAGCAACTGTAACAAAAGGTAGTGGTGGTTCCTATGAATCCCTATCATTTGCATGGGGGTTCGGTTGTATGCTTGGTGTTTACGTCGCAGGCGGTATTAGTGGTGGTCATATTAACCCTGCTGTTACGATTTCAATGGCAATTTTTCGAAAATTCCCCTGGAAAAAGGTGCCCGTATATATTGTTGCTCAGATTATCGGTGCATATTTTGGAGGAGCTATGGCTTATGGTTATTTTTGGAGCTCTATCACAGAATTTGAGGGAGGTCCGCACATAAGAACAACGGCGACCGGTGCGTGTTTGTTTACTGATCCAAAGTCTTACGTCACGTGGAGAAATGCCTTCTTTGACGAATTCATAGGAGCCTCTATACTTGTGGGTTGTTTGATGGCGCTATTGGATGATAGTAATGCTCCACCTGGCAATGGTATGACCGCATTAATTATTGGATTCTTAGTCGCTGCAATTGGTATGGCCCTTGGATATCAAACAAGTTTCACAATCAATCCTGCAAGAGATCTCGGTCCTCGCATATTTGCTTCCATGATTGGCTATGGTCCACATGCTTTTCATCTCACACATTGGTGGTGGACATGGGGAGCCTGGGGTGGTCCAATTGCCGGCGGTATTGCTGGAGCACTCATATATgacattttcatttttactGGATGCGAATCCCCAGTCAACTACCCAGACAACGGTTATATTGAGAATAGGGTAGGTAAACTTTTACATGCGGAGTTCCACCAGAATGATGGCACTGTCTCAGATGAATCTGGTGTtaacagcaacagcaacacTGGCAGCAAGAAATCTGTGCCTACTTCGTCATaa